The Fulvivirga ligni genome window below encodes:
- a CDS encoding HEAT repeat domain-containing protein yields MFKALFLALNVRKEEEKQVLLLLGNGFFMGIFLATYQISAETLFLNRLEEYLKEAIMVSGFLGIGVTALFATLQTRIDFSKLALGNLLGIFIFTAGIYLLFRFGNPAWQDIMVFMMFAMIGPMLAVALLGFWGVFGRMFDLRQSKRIIGGIDIGQLSASILISFSIPFLEPLLPNTTSYLLISGVCVLLSLVFLVLITRRYDLKQAEVSSSKTEAAGTSLGQLAKNKYVRLLSTFLLFSMVAFTLVQYSFQNVVAQQYPDEGELRNFLAIFNGSILVLSFLLQTFVNDKIIGEYGLQVSLLVLPIILGLLTIGAIVSGTMFGYSPSAGTFFIWFFLFVALSRLFNFSLRDSLENPTFKLYFMPLDNRIRFDIQTKVEGVVNEASRFIGGLLIIGLSLLSFFELIHYSFALVFILVGYFILIGKLYSEYRNRIRLKLQDQQDSFDIDVLSPQERLLNKLNTTLKSGHSNKAVFSYKLLEKLDPHNIPKYINALMGNGTRALQDFAQNKMNEIKGISVSDRYVINMSSDKDKSGKRLVSGTDILDLLQSGNVTKARLSKLCKSENSEDRQYASELLGNSEDMENISFLIELLHDLDPKVRNSAIKTAQKKYNHEVLNALIENLSYSAYSIQAGNTLTFIGKEALQALDAAFYKSGQSYQVMLKVVQIIGRIGGDDAKELLWNKIDFPDKLLMSQVLLALGMSEFKASVSQIPRIKYGIESDIEDIAWNIGAITEVTLEHFGKEIKQALEEEILYDIEHIYMLLSMLYDTKSIQLVKQNIESGTNEGVTYAIELLDVFLSEDLKQRIIPVLDDLNFAEKSRKLELYYPRQRLDSRLVLKFLLNRDFAQTNRWTKACIIFQIGLLKINDFSYDLIANIFNPDSLIREIAAWALFEIDPTLYVNNVKRLDKNIKRDLDELVLSYNKKKRGWRSLKFEKIIFLKNIPVFKGVYGLTIAGVVDVIEEILLPEGETLAVDETYNDNFYIVYSGSINVYEDGKVKGDTKTGEFIGELITSSKNISSHLIIAVRDTVLFRIKKDNFYELLADDVQLADKIVEYV; encoded by the coding sequence GGTTTCTTCATGGGGATATTCCTGGCTACCTACCAAATTAGTGCAGAAACTCTCTTTCTAAACCGACTAGAGGAGTACCTGAAAGAAGCGATTATGGTTTCAGGTTTTCTTGGTATAGGGGTAACTGCTCTCTTTGCTACATTACAGACACGTATTGACTTCTCGAAGCTTGCCCTGGGGAACCTCCTGGGGATATTCATATTTACCGCTGGTATTTATCTCTTATTCAGGTTTGGTAATCCTGCCTGGCAAGATATAATGGTATTTATGATGTTCGCCATGATAGGCCCTATGCTCGCAGTAGCTTTACTCGGATTTTGGGGTGTATTCGGAAGAATGTTTGACCTTAGACAGTCTAAAAGAATAATCGGCGGGATAGATATAGGACAGCTTTCGGCGTCAATATTAATATCTTTTTCAATTCCATTTCTAGAGCCGCTTTTACCCAATACTACTTCATATTTATTAATAAGTGGTGTCTGTGTTTTGCTTTCACTGGTTTTCCTGGTATTAATCACCCGTAGATATGATCTAAAGCAGGCGGAGGTTTCATCCAGTAAAACAGAGGCTGCAGGCACTAGTTTAGGTCAACTAGCTAAAAATAAGTATGTTAGGCTGCTTTCAACGTTCCTGTTGTTCTCGATGGTAGCTTTTACCTTGGTGCAATATTCATTTCAAAATGTAGTGGCGCAGCAATATCCTGATGAAGGCGAGCTCAGAAACTTTCTGGCTATTTTCAATGGATCTATACTGGTACTCAGTTTCCTCCTGCAAACCTTCGTAAATGATAAAATTATTGGAGAGTATGGTCTTCAGGTATCTTTGTTGGTGCTGCCGATCATTTTAGGTTTACTCACCATTGGAGCTATTGTGTCAGGAACAATGTTTGGATATTCTCCTTCTGCAGGCACGTTCTTTATATGGTTTTTCTTGTTTGTAGCGTTGAGTCGCTTGTTCAACTTCTCCCTTCGAGACTCTTTGGAGAATCCTACCTTCAAACTCTATTTCATGCCGCTGGATAACAGAATTAGGTTTGATATTCAGACCAAAGTGGAAGGTGTGGTAAACGAGGCTTCCAGGTTTATAGGGGGACTACTCATCATAGGACTATCATTACTTTCATTTTTTGAGCTTATCCACTATTCATTTGCCCTTGTCTTTATTTTAGTTGGCTATTTTATACTCATAGGCAAATTATATTCTGAGTATAGAAACAGAATTAGATTGAAACTTCAAGATCAGCAAGACTCTTTTGATATTGATGTTCTCAGTCCACAAGAAAGGCTTTTAAATAAACTGAACACTACCTTAAAAAGTGGCCATTCTAACAAGGCGGTATTTTCTTATAAACTGCTTGAAAAGTTAGACCCACATAATATACCCAAATATATCAATGCCCTGATGGGTAACGGTACCCGAGCGTTACAGGATTTTGCTCAAAATAAAATGAATGAGATCAAAGGTATCTCAGTTTCTGACCGCTATGTTATTAATATGTCTAGCGACAAGGATAAAAGTGGGAAGAGGTTAGTAAGTGGTACCGACATTTTAGACTTATTACAGTCAGGTAATGTTACCAAGGCCAGGTTAAGCAAGCTTTGCAAATCGGAAAATAGTGAGGATAGGCAATATGCTTCCGAGCTATTAGGAAATAGCGAAGACATGGAAAATATCTCTTTCTTAATTGAGCTTTTGCATGATTTAGATCCTAAAGTAAGAAACAGTGCCATTAAAACTGCTCAGAAGAAATATAACCATGAGGTGCTTAATGCATTGATTGAGAACTTAAGTTATTCTGCTTATAGTATTCAGGCTGGAAATACCCTGACTTTTATTGGAAAGGAAGCTCTGCAGGCGTTAGATGCTGCCTTTTATAAATCAGGACAGTCTTATCAGGTCATGCTCAAAGTGGTGCAAATTATCGGTAGAATAGGAGGGGATGATGCTAAAGAACTACTTTGGAATAAAATAGATTTCCCAGATAAGTTGCTGATGTCTCAGGTGCTATTGGCCTTAGGTATGAGTGAATTTAAGGCTAGTGTTAGTCAGATACCACGTATAAAGTACGGTATAGAATCAGATATTGAAGATATAGCCTGGAATATTGGGGCTATTACTGAGGTTACTCTGGAGCATTTCGGGAAGGAGATAAAGCAAGCGTTGGAGGAGGAAATCCTATATGATATTGAGCACATATACATGCTGTTATCCATGCTTTATGATACTAAATCTATCCAGCTGGTAAAGCAGAACATTGAGAGCGGTACCAATGAAGGTGTTACCTATGCTATTGAGCTGCTAGATGTTTTCCTTTCTGAAGACTTAAAACAGCGAATTATTCCTGTATTAGATGATCTTAACTTTGCCGAGAAGTCGAGAAAGCTGGAGCTATATTATCCGAGACAAAGACTGGATTCAAGATTGGTGCTTAAGTTCTTGTTAAACAGAGATTTCGCTCAAACTAATCGTTGGACCAAGGCGTGTATCATATTCCAGATAGGCCTCTTAAAAATCAATGATTTTTCTTACGATCTCATAGCTAACATATTTAATCCAGATAGTCTTATCAGAGAAATAGCAGCCTGGGCATTGTTCGAGATTGACCCGACACTTTATGTAAACAATGTTAAAAGACTAGATAAAAACATAAAGAGGGATTTAGATGAACTTGTATTGTCATACAACAAGAAAAAGAGGGGATGGCGATCTCTTAAGTTTGAAAAAATTATATTCCTTAAAAATATACCTGTATTTAAAGGTGTGTATGGCCTCACTATAGCCGGGGTGGTGGATGTTATAGAAGAGATATTACTTCCAGAGGGAGAGACATTGGCGGTGGATGAAACTTACAATGATAATTTTTATATCGTTTATTCTGGCTCCATTAATGTCTATGAGGATGGTAAGGTAAAAGGCGATACTAAAACAGGAGAATTTATAGGAGAGTTAATCACTTCTTCTAAAAACATAAGCTCTCACCTGATTATAGCAGTGAGAGACACGGTATTATTTAGAATTAAGAAAGATAACTTTTATGAGCTGCTTGCAGATGATGTGCAGTTGGCTGATAAAATTGTTGAGTATGTATAG
- a CDS encoding nSTAND1 domain-containing NTPase, with protein MLNYDVKIGDQGSAEGGIYHSGRLGNNPFPGLRPFSIDECHLFFGREGQVDEILVKLANNRFITVMGYSGSGKSSLMYCGLIPVLHGGFMTNTGPNWNVITTRPGLNPIDNLAESLLKASPDYNDKTAEEKLVSKSVISSILKSDTEGLIKAVNRIQKDSNENTLIVLDQFEELFTYQSEDDDDVDEESKIYVNLLLEACHNPESPIYLALTMRSDYVGECAVFPGLTQMINQSNYLVPQMTRDQKRMAIEGPVAVGGGHISNRLVKRLLNEIGDNQDQLPIMQHALMRTWDYWVKNHEEGEPLDLRHYNAIGKISEALSQHANEAYDELEPHEKEIAEILFKSLTEKTNDNFGRRISVKLSLVSELANVNDSDVIEVIEKFRQPGRSFLMPAAHVPLTADSIIEISHESLMRIWTRLKVWVEDEHESAMMYRRLSEAAAMYQVGKTGLWRPPDLQLALNWQNKQKPSRVWAQRYDVAFERAIVFLDTSRITYEAEQKNQELLQKRLLKRAKVVAIILAVFLVISIFLFLLAFTNNIEARKQADIAIVKEEEAREQRDKAKANEKEAREQRVLAQEREREATISRQEAIEALADAEKQRNYALQQYLYAQQQTDLAESEKQKADSARLESEAQAVLARVNKERAEQLLYQSIAQSMAVKSLEIEDDNLKGLLAQQAYTFNKDYEGREYDPYIYNGLYSALAQIKGKVYNTIDGKQRNSIKSVVFKHSGDGFYSTGSEGKIVSSSISEPDNSVIVASNHYPNRVLTISENDEWLVSGSDSTSIQIYNLKQGQKKPTLIRGHESFINDIKFIPGTNNFISVGEDGQVRINNVIDKSSKLLTTTPEPYKVIAMHPDGTMFAAGTVSGKAVLVDLSDGRKRVLVNKVNTPVHAVAFNPGGSELAVGDENGTIAIYNMETRKLIKDFVGHKSRISSLKYSYDGKLLASASLDHTIQMWETRKYSELPLKMSDNDDYVWDIQYSPDSKYLLAACGDGELRVWPTHPSLMAKEMCDILVRNMTEDEWKAYVGHGVPFQNTCMNLMLNQY; from the coding sequence ATGCTAAATTATGATGTGAAAATAGGGGATCAGGGCTCTGCAGAAGGGGGAATCTATCATAGTGGTAGGCTGGGAAATAATCCATTTCCAGGTCTTAGACCATTTAGTATAGACGAGTGTCACCTATTTTTTGGCCGAGAGGGGCAGGTAGATGAAATATTAGTGAAGCTGGCGAATAACCGTTTTATCACTGTAATGGGTTATTCAGGCAGCGGTAAGTCTTCATTAATGTATTGTGGGCTTATTCCGGTCCTTCATGGTGGTTTCATGACCAACACCGGTCCAAACTGGAATGTAATAACCACACGTCCTGGTCTAAACCCTATTGATAATCTTGCAGAATCACTTTTAAAAGCATCACCAGATTATAATGATAAAACTGCTGAAGAAAAGCTGGTAAGCAAATCAGTTATTTCCTCTATTCTAAAGAGTGATACTGAGGGGCTGATCAAGGCAGTTAATAGAATCCAAAAAGACAGTAACGAGAACACACTTATAGTTCTTGATCAATTTGAAGAGCTTTTCACCTATCAATCGGAAGATGATGATGATGTAGATGAAGAGTCTAAGATATACGTTAACCTATTATTAGAAGCTTGTCATAATCCAGAATCTCCGATATATCTGGCACTCACTATGAGATCTGATTATGTGGGAGAGTGTGCGGTTTTCCCTGGTCTTACTCAGATGATCAATCAGAGTAATTACCTGGTGCCACAGATGACACGAGATCAGAAGCGAATGGCCATTGAAGGGCCAGTTGCTGTTGGTGGAGGACACATCTCAAATAGGTTAGTAAAGAGATTACTTAATGAAATAGGTGATAATCAGGATCAGCTGCCTATTATGCAGCACGCGCTGATGCGTACCTGGGACTATTGGGTGAAGAACCATGAGGAAGGTGAGCCGCTGGATCTGAGACATTATAATGCCATTGGAAAAATCAGTGAAGCTCTGTCGCAACATGCCAACGAGGCCTATGATGAGCTTGAACCTCATGAAAAGGAAATCGCTGAGATACTTTTTAAAAGTCTTACAGAAAAAACAAATGATAACTTCGGAAGAAGGATATCAGTAAAGCTTTCATTAGTTTCAGAGTTAGCCAACGTTAATGATTCTGATGTAATTGAAGTAATAGAAAAATTCAGACAGCCTGGCCGTTCATTCCTAATGCCGGCTGCCCATGTGCCTCTGACTGCAGACTCCATCATTGAGATTTCTCATGAAAGTTTAATGAGAATCTGGACTCGCCTGAAGGTTTGGGTTGAGGATGAACACGAATCTGCCATGATGTACCGTCGTTTATCTGAAGCGGCAGCTATGTATCAGGTGGGTAAAACTGGGTTGTGGCGTCCACCAGATTTGCAGTTGGCATTAAACTGGCAAAACAAACAAAAGCCTTCCCGAGTATGGGCTCAAAGATACGATGTTGCCTTTGAGAGGGCCATTGTGTTTCTTGATACCAGTAGAATAACCTACGAGGCAGAGCAAAAGAATCAGGAGCTTCTGCAAAAGAGATTGCTGAAAAGAGCCAAGGTAGTGGCTATTATATTGGCTGTGTTTTTGGTGATTTCTATCTTCTTATTCTTATTAGCTTTCACCAATAATATTGAAGCCAGAAAGCAGGCAGATATAGCCATTGTAAAAGAGGAGGAAGCCAGAGAACAGCGGGATAAAGCTAAGGCAAATGAAAAAGAGGCCAGAGAACAGAGAGTTTTAGCCCAGGAGAGAGAAAGGGAAGCCACTATTTCAAGACAAGAAGCTATTGAGGCTTTAGCCGATGCCGAGAAACAGCGTAACTATGCGTTGCAGCAATATTTGTATGCACAGCAACAGACTGATCTCGCTGAATCTGAAAAGCAAAAGGCCGATTCCGCCAGACTAGAGTCAGAAGCTCAGGCGGTGCTAGCCAGAGTGAATAAAGAAAGGGCAGAACAGCTTCTTTATCAGTCAATTGCGCAATCTATGGCCGTGAAATCACTGGAGATAGAGGACGATAACTTGAAAGGACTATTAGCTCAGCAAGCTTATACTTTCAATAAAGACTATGAAGGTAGGGAGTATGATCCATATATCTATAATGGCTTATATTCTGCATTAGCCCAGATCAAAGGTAAGGTATATAACACTATCGATGGTAAGCAGCGAAACTCTATTAAATCCGTAGTATTTAAGCATTCCGGAGATGGTTTCTACAGCACGGGTAGTGAAGGTAAAATTGTTTCTTCTTCCATTTCCGAGCCTGATAATTCAGTGATTGTGGCTAGTAATCACTATCCTAACAGAGTACTAACTATTAGTGAAAATGACGAGTGGCTAGTGAGTGGTAGCGATAGTACGTCTATACAGATTTATAACCTGAAACAAGGACAGAAAAAGCCTACTCTAATTAGAGGTCATGAAAGCTTCATTAATGACATTAAATTTATACCAGGTACTAATAACTTCATCAGTGTAGGTGAGGATGGTCAGGTAAGAATCAATAATGTTATAGATAAGAGTAGCAAACTTCTAACTACTACACCAGAGCCATATAAAGTAATTGCCATGCACCCTGACGGTACTATGTTCGCAGCTGGTACAGTAAGTGGGAAAGCTGTTCTGGTAGATTTGAGTGATGGAAGAAAAAGGGTGTTGGTGAACAAAGTAAATACTCCTGTGCATGCCGTAGCCTTTAATCCTGGTGGTTCGGAATTAGCCGTTGGTGACGAAAATGGAACCATTGCCATTTATAATATGGAAACAAGAAAGCTGATCAAGGATTTCGTAGGGCACAAAAGCCGTATAAGTTCTTTAAAATACAGTTATGATGGTAAGCTACTGGCTTCTGCCAGCCTGGACCACACTATACAGATGTGGGAGACCAGAAAATATAGCGAACTTCCGCTGAAAATGTCAGATAACGATGATTACGTGTGGGATATTCAATATAGCCCCGACTCTAAGTACCTACTGGCTGCTTGCGGTGATGGTGAACTTAGAGTATGGCCTACTCATCCGTCATTAATGGCCAAAGAAATGTGTGATATTTTGGTGCGAAATATGACTGAGGACGAATGGAAAGCTTATGTAGGACATGGAGTTCCTTTTCAAAATACATGTATGAATTTAATGCTAAACCAGTATTAA
- a CDS encoding outer membrane beta-barrel protein — protein MRLRIFTVLMLLITVGYGVRAQSCTETLNTARQNFEEGHLYVIEELLEPCLKKGFNRDQKIEAYHLLTRTFLFIDEPEKAEESYLNLLKLDPEYKPDPETAPIDLVYLSEKFTTTPIFTLHGGIGANLSTIHVLGNYGVDNTAESRESYSEGGGVQIRVGADLNINSHLSLGIEPTFITRSYSYQNILFMVDEQNYMENQALVQLPVILKYRIEKNKWRPFIYAGFGSEFLINARAQITYYDKNQDSQTEFPVTGPELNISKIRKRLNSYVLFGIGTNYRIGYNYIYIDARYTGQLRNMVDPDNQYNITDFDYTYGYIDDDKRLSNYAITVGYVWPLYKPRKLRKYTKEGFFSQIFRNE, from the coding sequence ATGAGACTAAGGATTTTTACTGTTCTTATGCTTCTTATAACTGTTGGTTACGGTGTTAGAGCACAGTCATGTACGGAAACTCTCAACACAGCCAGACAGAATTTTGAAGAGGGGCATCTCTACGTAATTGAAGAATTGCTGGAGCCTTGTTTGAAAAAGGGATTTAATCGAGATCAAAAAATCGAGGCATATCACCTGCTTACCCGTACCTTTCTCTTTATTGATGAGCCGGAAAAGGCAGAGGAGAGTTATCTTAATTTATTAAAATTAGATCCTGAATACAAGCCGGACCCTGAAACTGCTCCTATAGACCTAGTTTACCTTAGTGAGAAGTTTACTACTACACCTATTTTCACCTTACATGGAGGCATAGGGGCAAATTTAAGCACTATTCACGTCCTAGGTAATTATGGAGTGGATAATACTGCTGAGTCAAGAGAGTCTTACAGTGAAGGGGGCGGTGTGCAGATAAGGGTAGGAGCAGATTTAAATATTAATTCTCATCTGAGCCTGGGTATAGAGCCTACTTTCATTACGCGTAGCTATAGCTACCAGAATATCTTATTTATGGTAGACGAGCAAAATTATATGGAGAATCAGGCATTGGTTCAATTGCCGGTAATTTTGAAATATCGCATTGAAAAGAACAAATGGAGACCGTTTATTTATGCTGGTTTTGGCTCAGAATTTTTAATCAATGCCAGAGCTCAAATTACTTACTATGATAAAAACCAGGATTCTCAAACGGAATTTCCTGTAACAGGACCGGAATTGAACATTTCCAAAATTCGAAAAAGGCTCAATAGTTATGTGCTGTTTGGAATAGGTACCAACTACAGAATTGGTTATAACTACATTTATATAGATGCTCGTTACACTGGCCAGTTAAGAAATATGGTGGATCCTGATAATCAGTATAATATAACTGATTTTGACTATACCTATGGATACATCGATGATGATAAGAGGCTGAGTAATTATGCCATTACTGTAGGTTATGTTTGGCCTTTATATAAGCCTAGAAAATTAAGAAAGTACACGAAGGAAGGATTTTTTAGTCAAATTTTCCGAAATGAATAG